The following proteins are co-located in the Microplitis demolitor isolate Queensland-Clemson2020A chromosome 5, iyMicDemo2.1a, whole genome shotgun sequence genome:
- the LOC103570825 gene encoding uncharacterized LOC103570825, with amino-acid sequence MDLAEVISSKFSEENFKNILSKATNNVNVSLTGWKFEAGSAKGDNYLSVVHRVQIDGLADGKKIQTKVIIKTLPRNVATRKTFRSAEFFENEINFYSKVIPLMKEFLESKNLKHLLPVPQCWDFYFDGDNDFIVLEDITTRGYGHVARQDPWKPQDIQVILKTLGQFHGISFALKDQCPDVFAKIPKILKECFYGTEEHWAWYEEYYTETVNVAKDAVSKEYPGTEEEKKFTAIPPRYYFEKAMEISRQTEAPTSVVTQGDSWAANFMLRLDSKDPKDPPAILLDFQLARCSSPVTDIAYFLYTSTDKQTRDNQFQELLKFYHRNLIDTILSLGSKADLYPWDLFLQEVKEKFVLGFGFSIEALPVMTMDASEAFDIEDIEGTDAISISKVWKVKPITCEKQRKRVADAMVHALHQGFI; translated from the exons ATGGACTTGGCAGAAGTAATTAGCAGTAAATTCagtgaagaaaattttaaaaatattttgagcaAAGCGACAAATAACGTCAATGTTTCTTTGACTGGATGGAAATTCGAAGCCGGATCAGCTAAAGGCGACAACTACCTTTCAGTTGTGCATCGCGTGCAGATAGACGGTCTGGCTGACGGTAAAAAAATCCAGACGAAAGTCATCATCAAAACATTGCCACGTAATGTGGCCACACGTAAAACTTTTCGTAGCGCCGAGTTTTTTGAAaacgaaataaatttctacagcaag GTTATTCCTTTGATGAAAGAATTTCTGGAGTCTAAGAATCTGAAGCACTTGCTGCCAGTTCCCCAGTGCTGGGATTTTTATTTCGATGGCGACAATGACTTCATTGTTCTGGAAGATATCACGACCCGAGGATATGGACACGTTGCCAGACAAGATCCATGGAAGCCTCAAGATATCCAGGTGATTTTAAAAACCCTCGGACAATTTCATGGAATATCATTCGCGTTAAAGGATCAGTGTCCTGATGTTTTTGCTAAGATACCCAAAATTCTCAAAGAATGTTTCTATGGAACTGAGGAACATTGGGCGTGGTACGAAGAGTACTAT aCTGAGACAGTGAATGTTGCCAAAGACGCAGTGTCTAAAGAGTACCCAGGAAcggaggaagaaaaaaaatttactgcaaTACCCCCGCGTTATTACTTTGAAAAAGCCATGGAAATTTCCAGACAAACTGAAGCTCCGACGTCGGTCGTTACTCAGGGCGACTCTTGGGCAGCGAATTTCATGCTACGACTTGATTCCAAAGACCCCAAGGACCCACCGGCTATTTTGCTGGACTTTCAATTAGCAAGATGTTCTAGTCCAGTTACAGATATCGCGTATTTTTTGTACACTAGTACCGATAAACAAACTCGTGATAATCAATTTCAAGAACTTCTCAAGTTTTATCACAGAAATCTAATCGATACAATTTTATCTCTGGGTTCTAAAGCTGATTTGTATCCTtgggatttatttttacaagag gTCAAGGAAAAATTTGTCCTTGGATTTGGATTTTCAATAGAAGCTTTGCCAGTGATGACAATGGACGCATCAGAAGCATTCGATATCGAAGACATTGAAGGCACTGACGCCATaagtatttcaaaagtttGGAAAGTTAAGCCGATAACGTGCGAAAAACAACGTAAGCGCGTTGCTGACGCTATGGTTCATGCGCTTCATCAaggatttatttaa